In the Mycoplasma zalophi genome, one interval contains:
- a CDS encoding nucleotidyltransferase translates to MSVAIIAEYNPFHNGHIYQLKQAKKNFKDQKIYIILTDNYTQRGDFNVLDFEYRKELALKYGANEVIKLDYNYSTQAAHIFAKGAIELIHKHKIDNVFFGSETEDISVFIEAANAIKNNIEQYNKNVKKWLKQGFSFVRSSSESLKELIGQEFKLPNDILGFEYVKEIVFNDYKITPHCIKRTIPFHSDFTKEEFASASYIRELIFENKDFSQFSPVIINKMPDRLKNHYKELQKIIKNTPIETLKEIQMVSEGMENLFKKHIYLDTWEEFIEACTSRRYTNSRIQRTLLQIYIWSNKQKK, encoded by the coding sequence ATGTCTGTTGCTATAATTGCTGAGTATAATCCATTTCATAATGGACACATTTATCAACTAAAACAAGCAAAAAAAAATTTTAAAGATCAAAAAATTTATATTATTTTAACCGATAACTACACACAACGTGGAGATTTTAATGTTTTAGATTTTGAATACAGAAAAGAATTGGCTTTAAAATATGGAGCAAATGAAGTTATAAAATTGGATTATAATTACAGTACTCAAGCAGCACACATATTTGCAAAAGGAGCAATAGAATTAATTCATAAACATAAAATAGATAATGTTTTTTTTGGTTCAGAAACAGAAGATATTTCTGTGTTTATTGAAGCTGCAAATGCAATAAAAAACAATATAGAACAATATAATAAAAATGTAAAAAAATGATTAAAACAAGGTTTTTCTTTTGTTAGATCTTCTTCTGAATCACTAAAAGAATTGATTGGGCAAGAATTTAAATTACCTAACGATATTTTAGGATTTGAATATGTAAAAGAAATTGTTTTTAATGATTACAAAATCACACCACATTGTATAAAAAGAACAATACCATTTCATTCTGATTTTACAAAAGAAGAATTTGCAAGTGCTTCTTATATTAGGGAACTTATTTTTGAGAATAAAGATTTTTCTCAATTTAGTCCAGTTATTATAAATAAGATGCCGGATAGACTAAAAAATCACTATAAAGAACTTCAAAAAATAATAAAAAACACTCCTATTGAAACACTTAAAGAAATTCAAATGGTTTCAGAAGGAATGGAAAATTTATTTAAAAAACATATATATTTAGACACTTGAGAAGAATTCATTGAAGCTTGCACAAGTAGAAGATATACAAACTCAAGAATACAAAGAACACTGCTGCAAATCTATATATGGAGCAACAAACAAAAAAAATAG
- the mnmE gene encoding tRNA uridine-5-carboxymethylaminomethyl(34) synthesis GTPase MnmE, whose amino-acid sequence MWDTITAISSGKVNQAISIIRIAGPEAIQIIKKIFTGKEGKNKEITFGLIKDNQQIIDEVLVAWFPGKNNYIGEDTVEINCHGGIVVSNMILELILSHGARMAEPGEFSRRAYLNGKIDLVKAEAINDLIHAKTTKQAQMSINKFDNKFSNLINNFLTDITYLIGHLEVNIDYPEITDVEELTSELVKPKIKELINDINKIIKVSENATKIYEGINVAIVGKPNVGKSSLLNALIKESKAIVTDIAGTTRDIVEGSFQIEGILFKLIDTAGIRKTTDKIEQIGIEKAKQIIESSEIVIHVVDSNSGLDEENLAIEAASKFKKYIRVYNKNDLSKITDKNKIKISALNNDLEELEIALVENYKDIDLNSDYLIYNTRQLAAIKSAKLNLEAALNGLEYGFGPEVIVVDITEAWKNIGSIVGKDSPDDLLTTIFSNFCLGK is encoded by the coding sequence ATGTGAGATACAATAACAGCAATAAGTTCAGGGAAAGTAAATCAAGCTATTTCAATAATTAGAATAGCAGGCCCTGAAGCGATACAAATAATAAAAAAAATTTTTACAGGTAAAGAAGGAAAAAATAAAGAAATCACATTTGGTCTAATAAAAGATAATCAACAAATTATTGACGAAGTGTTAGTTGCTTGATTTCCTGGAAAAAATAATTACATAGGAGAAGATACAGTTGAAATAAATTGTCATGGTGGTATAGTTGTTTCAAATATGATATTAGAATTAATATTATCACATGGAGCAAGAATGGCTGAACCTGGAGAATTTAGCAGAAGAGCATATTTAAATGGAAAAATTGACTTAGTAAAAGCCGAAGCAATAAATGATTTAATTCATGCAAAAACAACAAAACAAGCGCAAATGTCTATTAATAAATTTGATAATAAATTTTCTAATTTAATTAATAATTTTCTAACAGATATCACATATTTAATTGGTCATTTAGAGGTAAACATAGATTATCCTGAAATTACAGATGTTGAAGAACTTACATCAGAATTAGTTAAACCTAAAATAAAAGAATTAATTAATGACATTAACAAAATTATTAAAGTATCAGAAAATGCGACAAAAATTTATGAAGGTATTAATGTAGCAATTGTTGGTAAACCTAATGTTGGTAAAAGTTCATTATTAAATGCTTTAATTAAAGAGTCAAAAGCAATAGTTACTGATATAGCAGGCACAACTAGAGATATAGTTGAAGGAAGTTTTCAAATAGAAGGTATATTATTTAAATTAATTGATACTGCAGGAATAAGAAAAACTACCGATAAAATCGAACAAATCGGAATTGAAAAGGCAAAACAAATCATAGAATCATCTGAAATAGTAATTCATGTTGTAGATTCAAATTCAGGGCTTGATGAAGAAAATTTAGCAATAGAAGCAGCATCAAAATTTAAAAAATATATTCGCGTTTATAATAAAAATGATTTATCAAAAATTACTGACAAAAACAAAATTAAAATTTCTGCATTAAACAATGATTTAGAAGAATTAGAAATAGCGCTTGTAGAAAATTACAAAGATATTGATTTAAACAGTGATTATTTAATTTATAACACAAGACAATTAGCTGCTATAAAATCAGCTAAATTAAACCTAGAAGCAGCATTAAACGGTTTAGAATATGGATTTGGTCCAGAAGTTATTGTTGTTGATATAACAGAAGCTTGAAAAAATATAGGAAGCATTGTAGGTAAAGACTCACCCGATGATCTTTTAACAACAATTTTTAGTAATTTCTGTTTAGGTAAATAA
- the rlmD gene encoding 23S rRNA (uracil(1939)-C(5))-methyltransferase RlmD yields the protein MEYKLHQILKNQKTTEFSYDALGVIRKENYSIFVFGMLENEEADIELIKVNSKFAFAKIVNLIKKNPKRIDNKDLKAVSNNALSILKYEDQLEFKQNIVSYLFKRQLNYENINSIIPSENQWNYRNKVVLFVENKDNKYKLGTYEKMSHTLIEEENYNLAVYSINKVVNFLSNNINSFNLYLNKIKRIMIRATKENNQVQVVFVTENKQPFPLDFLNLMKNEISEIVSIIHNIDDKKNKNNLLGNFYKVIFGKEYLIDTLGEFKFKLNWNSFFQVNAKQAITLYNTMLKAINITENDVVLDAYCGIGTITTFLAQKAKKVIGVEIVKEAIDNAKESQKINAIENIEFYANDIDKQMEILNQQNIKFDVISVDPPRSGLTSEFMDLIIKQSPKTISYISCNVHTLVRDLVYLSKYYKIDFVQPVDMFPQTPHIEIVIILTRNK from the coding sequence ATGGAATATAAATTACATCAAATTTTAAAAAATCAAAAAACAACTGAATTTAGTTATGATGCATTAGGAGTAATTAGAAAAGAAAATTACTCTATTTTTGTATTTGGAATGCTTGAAAATGAAGAAGCTGATATTGAATTAATTAAAGTAAATTCTAAATTTGCATTTGCTAAAATTGTTAATTTAATTAAAAAAAATCCAAAAAGAATCGATAATAAGGACTTAAAAGCAGTTTCAAATAATGCTTTAAGTATTTTAAAATATGAAGATCAACTAGAATTTAAACAAAACATTGTTTCTTATTTGTTTAAAAGACAACTAAATTACGAAAACATAAATTCTATAATCCCTTCTGAAAATCAGTGAAATTATAGAAATAAAGTAGTTTTATTTGTTGAAAATAAAGACAATAAATATAAATTAGGTACATATGAAAAAATGTCACATACATTAATTGAAGAAGAAAATTATAATTTAGCTGTTTATTCTATTAATAAGGTTGTTAATTTTTTAAGCAATAATATTAATTCTTTTAATTTATATTTAAACAAAATTAAAAGAATAATGATAAGAGCAACAAAAGAAAATAATCAAGTTCAAGTTGTGTTTGTTACTGAAAATAAACAACCCTTTCCACTAGATTTTTTAAATTTAATGAAAAATGAAATCAGTGAAATTGTTTCTATTATTCACAATATTGATGATAAGAAAAATAAAAATAATTTACTTGGTAATTTTTATAAAGTTATTTTTGGTAAAGAATATTTAATTGATACATTAGGAGAATTTAAGTTTAAGTTAAATTGAAATTCTTTTTTTCAAGTTAATGCAAAACAAGCTATAACACTTTATAATACAATGTTAAAAGCAATCAATATTACTGAAAATGATGTTGTTTTAGATGCGTATTGTGGAATAGGAACAATTACTACTTTTTTAGCTCAAAAAGCAAAAAAAGTAATTGGTGTTGAAATTGTAAAAGAAGCAATTGATAACGCAAAAGAATCACAAAAAATAAATGCAATAGAAAATATTGAATTTTATGCAAATGATATAGATAAACAAATGGAAATATTAAATCAACAAAACATAAAATTCGATGTGATTTCAGTAGATCCGCCTAGATCGGGTTTAACAAGTGAATTTATGGATTTAATAATTAAACAATCACCTAAAACAATTTCTTATATTAGTTGTAATGTACATACATTAGTTAGGGATTTAGTTTACTTAAGTAAATATTATAAAATTGATTTTGTTCAACCGGTTGATATGTTTCCCCAAACACCACATATAGAAATTGTTATTATTCTTACAAGAAACAAGTAA
- a CDS encoding AAA domain-containing protein, producing the protein MKFNILVDEDIEMTIGDSKQIDNEKRKITVGENLKKVFNSLNTKNKKWNTKTFFDELKNQIKSFYVINNDLMTGTRIYKSNSINFIIFFKKANPFFENGENNAINIKTFFSENKREVFWLTRLDILHDFNESFLKKYKNYNSEHAIEFYLDKNTEFSTIESEIVKHILFSNENNVLLMKNLMKGEQNNGKLKLRWTYNFYKDYIQDQWEKYDKNNKSKQKNFPIVLRISSSSNENKTEFIYRREKKSHNKNFLDINNTTKKFIYFYNVNDSDEKVKIPKTKFKISEFKYIEKVDQSIKWNENEITNSRTKIKDIENNIKKVNDEVNRINNLLKPEKEQLDNLQNQLNEENQNYNLRQKDFDTISSNIKKIEQEIQKKSKQIEEKEAKIKKLRKSKKHENEVAKINQEIKKNSDEKNNLIFELENLDKDFKQKDTKLKETKTNLLKLEEKFKEIDNNVKKFITAKNDQIKRKDNFQKEIQDTNKYISTLREEIEKLIIIKEKEKDKYDYYIFNIPNNLMGNLRPVDVFKIWLPKQNPKFSEVVGFSNKFIQNSDFILSDEDYGAYSKHKRFYNSLKNFMSGEYKNPLLAKSIEDPDFFKINTKDIEDYDLKMNPKIKLNDKQIESVKKAMLTPCVSYLQGPPGTGKTQTISGIIYHVINQKRKNVLLMSSTHEAILNAFDRIQQLTENDPNFIFYKTIRKKEENKKTLKNTEKTEVYEDDESNLYDLEHAFYRFSTAIINATLMKNNDNILNSIVEDMYVIDKQRNKNNFEKNKALISFVFILVECIKNNNLNLFKNSFDNSNKKYNFEELINIFEKEYEDNITEIKFSFEDAKREISRKRENEAAEHIKELKNQLLRNERIQNLYTKIQISNLEIKDIDPKFLSNDEIPEILKQKLNILKSRIENKQDFNNSEIKEKFSNHVFENELVNLIGLTTTANQVITQKTETKQNQKALFLQYPIYATIIDEVSKSSTLEIINSCMLSEKILLAGDYKQLPPVLDLETGSTTDEKIENIELNKLLNSFPDIRDLKIKKEAEQWKDNDKTWFSNEKIKELLLELKYPFFKFHALKLKSKTAKSDTTNFYTFLTEQHRFNPKIQEVVNVCYDKDEKLTTPITSNSPFLLNYKRPDIKNKKEYIVIDTTKINEEFLNTIPNKYKDIVYKHKLYAFDQTQTMDNSDKKESTINEYNAFVIADLIENICTNYYEETKEKFDLDKIGVISMTRSQNPIIREKLREKMLTLRAKTKNKVKVDTVDNFQGREKEIIIVDFVRAKGSLNNDKLEYKAKRNYDFYKSVERVNVAVSRAKDNLILVGAFKELKSIEFAVSRWSDSKNGIENKDKKIIAEYIKIAEDYDTYREAWDE; encoded by the coding sequence ATGAAATTTAATATTTTAGTTGACGAAGATATTGAAATGACAATAGGGGATTCCAAACAAATTGATAATGAAAAAAGAAAAATAACTGTAGGTGAAAATTTAAAAAAAGTTTTTAACTCACTTAATACAAAAAATAAAAAATGAAACACAAAAACTTTTTTTGATGAACTAAAAAATCAAATAAAATCTTTTTATGTAATAAATAATGATTTAATGACTGGCACAAGAATTTATAAGTCAAATTCTATTAATTTTATTATTTTTTTTAAAAAAGCAAATCCCTTTTTTGAAAATGGTGAAAATAATGCGATAAACATAAAGACATTTTTTAGTGAAAATAAAAGAGAAGTGTTTTGACTTACAAGATTAGATATACTACACGATTTTAATGAATCTTTTTTAAAAAAATACAAAAATTATAATTCAGAACACGCTATAGAATTTTATTTAGATAAAAATACCGAATTTTCAACAATAGAATCAGAAATTGTAAAACACATTTTATTTTCAAATGAAAATAATGTTTTATTGATGAAAAATTTAATGAAAGGTGAACAAAATAATGGAAAATTAAAGCTTCGTTGAACATATAACTTTTACAAAGATTATATTCAAGACCAATGAGAAAAATATGATAAAAACAATAAATCTAAACAAAAAAATTTCCCTATAGTTTTAAGGATTTCAAGTTCTAGCAACGAAAACAAAACTGAGTTTATTTATAGAAGAGAGAAAAAATCACATAATAAAAACTTTTTAGATATAAACAACACAACAAAGAAATTTATTTATTTTTATAATGTAAATGACAGCGATGAAAAAGTAAAAATACCTAAAACAAAATTTAAAATTTCTGAATTTAAATACATAGAAAAAGTAGATCAAAGTATTAAATGAAATGAAAATGAGATAACTAATTCTAGAACAAAAATAAAAGACATCGAAAACAACATAAAAAAAGTTAATGATGAAGTAAATAGAATAAACAATTTATTAAAACCAGAAAAAGAACAACTTGATAATTTACAAAATCAGTTAAATGAAGAAAATCAAAATTACAATTTAAGACAAAAAGATTTTGATACGATTTCTTCAAATATTAAAAAAATTGAACAAGAAATTCAAAAAAAATCAAAACAAATTGAAGAAAAAGAAGCAAAAATTAAAAAATTAAGAAAAAGCAAAAAACACGAAAATGAAGTAGCGAAAATAAACCAAGAAATTAAAAAAAATTCAGATGAAAAAAATAATTTAATTTTTGAACTTGAAAATTTAGATAAAGATTTTAAACAAAAAGACACTAAATTAAAAGAAACCAAAACCAATCTTTTAAAATTGGAAGAAAAATTCAAAGAAATTGATAATAATGTTAAAAAATTTATTACAGCCAAAAATGATCAAATTAAACGAAAAGATAATTTTCAAAAAGAAATACAAGATACAAATAAATATATAAGTACTTTACGAGAAGAAATTGAAAAATTAATAATAATTAAAGAAAAAGAAAAAGATAAATACGATTATTATATATTCAATATACCTAATAATTTAATGGGTAATTTAAGACCAGTTGATGTTTTTAAAATATGATTACCGAAACAAAATCCCAAATTTTCTGAGGTTGTTGGTTTTTCAAATAAATTTATACAAAATTCTGATTTTATTTTGTCTGATGAAGATTATGGTGCTTATAGCAAACATAAAAGATTTTATAATTCATTGAAAAATTTTATGAGCGGAGAATATAAAAACCCACTGCTTGCTAAATCTATTGAAGACCCTGATTTCTTTAAAATAAATACAAAAGATATTGAAGATTATGATTTAAAAATGAATCCAAAAATCAAATTAAATGATAAACAAATAGAATCAGTTAAAAAAGCAATGCTAACACCTTGTGTTTCTTATCTTCAAGGTCCTCCTGGAACAGGAAAAACTCAAACAATAAGTGGAATCATTTATCATGTTATAAATCAAAAAAGAAAAAATGTACTGTTAATGTCTTCAACACATGAAGCAATTTTAAATGCATTTGATCGTATACAACAGTTAACTGAAAATGATCCTAATTTTATTTTCTACAAAACAATTAGAAAAAAAGAAGAAAATAAAAAAACACTCAAAAACACTGAAAAAACTGAAGTTTATGAAGATGATGAATCAAATTTATATGATTTAGAACATGCTTTTTATCGTTTTAGTACAGCTATAATTAATGCAACATTGATGAAAAATAATGACAACATATTAAACAGTATAGTAGAAGATATGTACGTTATTGACAAACAAAGAAATAAAAATAATTTTGAAAAAAATAAGGCGTTAATTTCATTTGTTTTTATTCTTGTTGAATGTATAAAAAACAACAATTTAAATTTATTTAAAAATTCTTTTGATAATTCCAACAAAAAATACAATTTTGAAGAACTTATAAACATTTTTGAAAAAGAATATGAAGATAATATTACAGAAATAAAATTTTCTTTTGAAGATGCAAAAAGAGAAATAAGCAGAAAAAGAGAAAACGAAGCAGCAGAACATATTAAAGAATTAAAAAATCAATTACTCAGAAACGAAAGAATACAAAATTTATACACAAAGATACAAATAAGCAACTTAGAAATTAAAGATATAGATCCTAAGTTTTTAAGTAATGATGAAATTCCTGAAATTTTAAAACAAAAATTAAATATTTTAAAATCAAGAATAGAAAATAAACAAGATTTTAATAACAGTGAAATAAAAGAAAAATTTTCAAATCATGTATTTGAAAATGAATTAGTTAATTTAATTGGTTTAACCACAACTGCTAATCAGGTTATTACACAAAAAACAGAAACAAAACAAAATCAAAAAGCACTATTTTTACAATATCCAATTTATGCAACTATTATCGATGAGGTTTCAAAAAGTAGCACATTAGAAATAATAAATTCTTGTATGCTTTCAGAAAAAATATTGCTAGCTGGAGATTACAAACAACTTCCACCTGTTTTAGATTTAGAAACCGGTTCAACAACTGATGAAAAAATAGAAAACATAGAGCTTAACAAACTTTTAAATTCTTTTCCTGATATAAGAGATTTAAAAATTAAAAAAGAAGCAGAGCAGTGAAAAGATAATGATAAAACATGATTTAGCAATGAAAAAATCAAGGAATTGTTACTTGAATTAAAATACCCTTTTTTCAAATTTCATGCCTTAAAATTAAAGTCAAAAACAGCAAAATCAGATACTACAAATTTTTATACATTTTTAACTGAGCAACACAGATTTAATCCCAAAATTCAAGAAGTGGTAAATGTTTGTTATGATAAAGATGAAAAATTAACAACTCCTATAACTTCAAATAGTCCATTTTTATTAAATTACAAACGCCCAGATATAAAAAATAAAAAAGAATATATAGTTATTGATACCACTAAGATAAATGAAGAGTTTTTAAACACCATACCTAATAAATATAAAGATATTGTTTATAAACATAAGTTATACGCATTTGACCAAACGCAAACAATGGATAATTCAGATAAAAAAGAATCAACAATAAATGAATATAATGCCTTTGTTATTGCTGATTTAATTGAAAATATATGTACAAATTATTATGAAGAAACAAAAGAAAAATTTGATCTAGATAAAATAGGAGTAATTTCTATGACTAGATCTCAAAATCCAATTATTAGAGAGAAATTACGTGAAAAAATGTTGACACTTAGAGCTAAAACAAAAAATAAAGTTAAAGTTGATACTGTAGATAATTTCCAAGGTAGAGAAAAAGAAATAATTATAGTAGATTTTGTGCGAGCAAAAGGGTCATTAAATAATGATAAATTAGAATATAAAGCTAAAAGAAATTATGATTTTTATAAAAGTGTTGAACGTGTAAATGTTGCAGTTTCACGAGCAAAGGATAATTTAATTTTAGTTGGTGCGTTTAAAGAATTAAAATCAATTGAATTTGCAGTATCTAGATGAAGTGATTCTAAAAATGGTATAGAAAATAAAGATAAAAAAATAATAGCTGAATACATAAAAATCGCTGAAGATTATGACACATATAGAGAGGCTTGAGATGAATAA